TTTACCCAATTGACTTATTTTGCATTCAAGCTATACACTTTTCGTCAGGTTTTGCACTCCCTGGAAATTTAACTCATGACCTTGCTGTTGCAAGCTCCTTGCTTTACTGTTTGAGATAAAGGAACGTTCTTTTCTAAATGAGAAATAGTAAACGAGGAATGGAACTTATCTAGGATCAGTTCAACTGTGATATGCCGTACCTTCACACTCGATGCTAACCCGTGTCGGCAGACATTGTGTGAGATCTCCGTACTCCAGTGTGCACAGAACAGCTTTGGGAGTCTCGCCTTGTGCTGTACACATAAGCACAAGAATACTGCACAGCTGATTGCTCTCCATCACCTCCACCGAACCAACCAGCTCCTGCGGCAAAGACGAGGAAGTATCATATGCATCACAGTAATcacttatatttgaaaatatattctaatagaaaggttattgtaataatatttcacatcattattttttgtgtatttttgatcaaatatctgCAGTGTAATATTTACAGTAAATGCAGGAAGCCTGAATACCTTGAGGAGGCAGACCTGCTGTCTGCGACCAGCTAAAGCGTTGAGTTTCTGGCTGAGGGTTTGCAGGAAGGCCTTAAGGTCTTTCTGCAGGATCTGTTTGGCAATACTCTCGAGAGGGAATGACGGGGGGATGTTATGGCGAGAGATCTGCACGGTGCGCGTCAGGTCCAGCTCCATGTTATACGTCTCCAAATACACACCCTCAAAGGCTGTGTGAAAAGACACACACACGCTTTTCCCTTCCTTACACTCCACCAAATCATAGCCACCTGAGAAAGATAGCACAATCGATCAGGCAACAGCTAGTCATGAACTCAATATGATTTAGCTATTACAGAATTACCAATTAAGTGATGAGCACGCTGAAGGTCTTTCAACTGCATTCTCCAAGCTGTTAACAAAGACTTCTGTAGATCAACGTAGCCGCCTGCAGCATCCGCATCATCCAAAGGAAGATCTTTGCTGATTTTAACTTTGAGGATCTCCCATGCAATGTGAATAAGCAGATAATAAAAGCTCATACATATTTAGAGTAAGAATTCTGAATAGAATGCTACTATGCACCTATATAAAGACACTGGATTTTGATATTTTCATGTCAATGAGAAAGCTCACCTTGACAGCGTCTGCCTGATGTCTGAGTTGATCTCTTTGGGCACGGAGGGTCACGGCTCTGACCTTGAGCATCTCTAACCTCTGAGACTCATCCTGGTCCTGCGGTCCCATACCTTCCCTCTCTAAAGCCATCAGGTGACCCAGAACACCTGACACATCACAGAACATAGAAATACAGAGAATGTGAAAATACACTTATACTACCAAATGTGTGGACACAGCGACTCATTTTCACATTGTGAaataatcgaaaagtaatcaaaacttcattaataaaaataataataaaacattttgtaaagatATTCATTTTTCAATAGCTTGTTACTGTGACTAACATTAGATCTCATATTCATGGGTTATTATGAAAAATTCTATAGAAGTCATGTATGTCTGCTGCATAAacaatttaactatttatttattctttatgaaCTGGATAAACTGAATTGATTGTAAAGCAAGGGATAGTTTGACTGTATAACGTTACTGTAGTTCTACTATATTATTATATCCGTATAGGAAATTAACGTTGTGTGCACTTTATTATATTTACTCTGTTGTCGACATTTCCTCATGGACTGTCCAACTGTTTATTCTGTCAGTgtaactttgtaaaaaaaaaatttaaagatatTGGGAGAATATATATTCATTCTAATGAGCCATGTAATgacaataaaattacaaaaaaatagagTTGAGTTGTATAAAATGTCTAGAATATGTATTACATGCAGACAAACACGTCAACACGTAAATTTTTTTAGACCACTAGAAAATGGTAGAATAACAGAATAAATTTTGTGTGTCTAAACAGAAGACGTTGAAAAGTTTCTAAACGTTCTGACATATTCGACACGTTTAGTTGGTAGCAGATTATCATATGATTACCTTGATCCGTAGTTTCAATCTGGCCGTCCATGACTTTATTCCTGACGCGGGAATTTTTAAATGTAGCTTATTTGCTTCTTTGTAAATAGAACGTTCGAAAATCGAAATCTGGCGCGCTATTGTGTCCTGCGCGACCTCGGAAGTTTAACACAACAGTGCTGTAGCGCATCATCGCTGCGCACTGTTTGCGCAGCCACGTAATCTAATCTGTGCTACTATTGCTTTTATCGCTCTATTTTCTCCCCACGTGGTTGCATTTTTATTGGAATACgggtattaattaatttatttaatattaatctaATATTCATCCAAAAATACGTGTAGAGAAAAAAACAGCTGCGTATGTGTGCTGGTAAACAAGATAACTATCAGTGATCATCATAAGATTGTAAACTGTGAAGTGCACACACAGTGTGTCTGATAAAGGGGCTCAGTAACCTTCAGGCGTGATGGCAGCTCTAACGCTGGGAGGAAGGAGACTCTGACAGTCACTGTGTGGCCCCCGGATCACACACATGAAGTGTTTTGAGCTCCAGCTGATCTGATTGCTTTAGGTAAGAACGAGCAaacatgaaacacacactgcatgtgcTTTTTATAATGAGAAACACTGTCCACTGTATGAACGCTGAGAAACACAGCATGCGTTCAGCAACtaacacacaaaaacaaggaagtgAAATTGCACAGACAACTGTTATAAGGATAACTTGGTAAATCAGTGAGCAAATGTgaacatgttttaaataaattatggttCTGGTCCATGCATTTGGGGTAAAGTTGAAACCGAAATCCAGTTGCGTCTGCAAATAGCCAGAAACTGTTAACCCTGAAGTGCCTCgtggtttaaattaaattaaatttatgcattttcgcagacgcttttatccaaagcaacttaaagtgcattcaggctgtcaatttttacatatcattcaCCATATATGATATGGTTTAGCATTCACCATCCCTGATTAACCCATTGCAGTCCTGCAGCAGAAAAATAGATGCTAATATcatggtagtgtgtgtgtgtgtgtgtgtgtatatatatatatatctcagttaTTGGTTGGATGTTACGAAGTGGGCGTGTCCCTCAAAAATGTTTTAAGAGGCAAAAAGAGAGTTTTAAGCAAACTAAACGCTTGGATACCTCCAAATTGTTATTCTATACCAACTTCAAGTGGACTAAATGATTGGAAAGGTCCTACTAATGTCACCAAAGAGAAGCCTGATATTTTCACTCAAAGACccactttaaaaatgtcaaaaatgaaagtttgaatcattcagaaatcagACCTATAACATGCATTTGGAAAATAGATTGGGTGAATTTTTATTTCTATACCAGTACAACATGGAATCGTAAGCTGATTGATTAAGTATATGATCTTATATCATTTGTGACATGTTTCAGGTCGTCAGATTTGCAGATCAATGGCTTTGACCTTTGTCCTGAGCACGCAGTGGAGACTCTAATATCACGCTTCATGCCTGCAGTCTCAGTATGGATCCCACGGGGCAGAAGTACTTCACTATTATTGATTATGTGATATTTGCATTGCTGTtggtggcctccatggccatcGGGCTGTACTACGCCTTCACCGGAGGACGCCAGAGCACCACGCAAGAGTTCCTGTATGCAGACAGGAGTATGAAGTGCCtgccactctctctgtctctcatggCCACTTTCCAGTCGGCCGTGGCCATCATTGGCACACCGGCTGAGGTTTACGCCAATGGCACGCAGTACTGGTTTATTGGCTGCTCTTATATTCTGGGTCTCCTGATACCAGCCCATATTTTCATTCCTTTGTTCTACAGACTGCATCTCACGAGTGTTTACCAGGTATACATCCTTTCAAAATATTGCATATCATCTAAAGACCCTCttggttctttattggcatcagtgGTTCCATTAAGAACTTAAGAATGTCAGTGGAATATTTCCAGTTCTTTATTAGGAAGAACTTTAAGATTacaaaaatgttctttacacttagaaaacaaaagttattttcaaggaatagttcacccaaaaatgaaaaattggctcaccctcaggccatcccagATGTAGATGAGAAATCAGAACAGAAAATGTAgctttccatcacttgctcaccaatggatcctatgcagtgaatgggtgccgtcagaaggaaagtccaaacagctgaacatcacaataatccatcttcaaactgtttcttCTTGCTAAAATACAAGTTctttatccataatattgttttctccagtgaagaagtcatcttgtctgaatcaggagcgaAATATGCACAgctcaagcaccgtttacaaaccAAAACATATCTAAActaatatgtgggtggattttgatgtgagagacaacaggggatggatttttttaacagctttattattgtattatgaaCTTgtattttagacagaagcaaaGGTTGAagataaaaacatcttaatgattgatttgtttcttacaaacatgcagataTTCACTTGATGGtttggagtgctgtggattacttgtgaattattggtgatgtttttatcagctgtttggactctaattctgatggcacccattcactgcagatgatccaatggtgagcaagtgatgtctcaaaatctgttctgatgaaaaaacaaactcctctacatcttggatggcctgtggGGCAGTAAATATTCAGATAATGTTATTAACTTTTCCTTTAAGAAATGGTTCACTGACTGGTTCTTTGGAgaacaaaaaacatttctatggcattgctgcaaaaaacaaaaaccttagaACCTTTAGTTTCTGTAATAGTTTAACATCGCGGCACTACTATTTCAccattaatgttttcttttgtcatTGATTACTTAATTAAACATGTTCATGTCTCATTAACTTCACAGTATTTGGAGCTGCGCTTCTGTAAAGCCGTCCGAATTTGTGGCACTGttacttttatttttcagatgGTAAGTTCCAGCCTTTCTGTTGtgaaataaatttgtatttttgcatttttaatgcattgcATGGAGAGAGTTCCTGTGTGGTTCCTTTTTGCAGGTCATTTATATGGGTGTTGGCATCTATACACCTGCTCTTGCATTGAATGCAGGTaatgttacaaatatatatagtcataattaacattattaatgcatGAACACAAATATAACTGCCTGTTGTAACTAATAACATATGTCTGTCTCTAGTTACTGGTTTTCATTTATGGGGAGCAGTATTGGCGACTGGGTTAGTGTGCACGCTTTATACAGCACTGGTAAGAGGATTTTCAGTGGTTAAAGGTTGCTTACTTTACAGATTACATGCATCTGGTCTTAATGTGTTTGTCTTTGTAAACTTCAGCTTGCTTTGCATCTTAAACATTTCTTTTCGGATGACAACGTCTAATGTTAACCACTAACCTTACAAAGCCCACTGTATCATATTTGACATGCAAATATGTAGGGCatctaaatgatcaacatgattTAATCTTTTTGTCCACATATATTAGCATCtgcatcaaattaaattttttttttcagtttaggcCTAGTGTGagttccatgttttaattttatcatAGCTTATGGGCCATAAAAGCCTGTATCATAAATGATTCAAAACATGctgaaaacacatgcaaaaataGACTATCATTTCATGTCAGGATATACAGGGCTGCAAATGTCATTGCATGTTGATTGGTTACTTTTGTTTTCAATGTGTCAAagttatttttgcatgtttttgcagGGCGGGCTGAAGGCAGTGGTCTGGACCGATGTTTTCCAGACAGTAGTGATGTTTACTGGTCAGCTTGCCGTCATCATTGTGGGCATCCATCAGGCTGGTGGTCTGTCAGATGCCTGGGTGAAAGTCAGGGATGGTGGACGCATCTCAGGGATTGAGTATGTTCTCTTTTAATGGTGTAAATGGTATAGCAGCTGGTAGCCAGCACATCTAACCACCATCTATTGAAACCAAGGGTTTTCAAATGGTTTGAAGCCAAGGACCCCAAATATAATAATGAACACCTTTTTGAGGTTAGGCAGTTGTTTATTTAGATATACTATAAATGGACTTTATATAGTATGAGAAAAAATATTTAGACCAAATGATCACAATAGatggttttattgtgtttttgaactAAGCCAACggcaaataattaaaacatttcattagaaaataatgacttatgttaAGTAGATTAcgccttttttttttctagccacaattaatgtaagaaaaaataaaatctttatttatataccacttttcacaataaatattGTTCCTAAGTGGATAAACCTTATGCAGATTTTTTTgtcaatagaataaaataaatgtgatgttAATGTAATGATTTTGATGAAACTAGAATTATTATAAAagttgtaaatgttttacatttatttaattaatatcttTGTGTTAACTtgcatcattaaaaaataatttataattgtcAGTTCTTATATTTTTTGACTTTGTAAATCCCTTTATTAAATGactgcttgcttttttttgtACCAAGTTTTGACCTTGAGAAATTTCTACATTTAGCCAAATTTAATTAGACTGCCTCAGCAGTGCAAACTCACGTTTTTCCTCCCAGTTTTgggtttatatcttacaattcctACTTTTGTTCTGGCAGTTGCAAGACATTAACTTGAGATATAAAACTTGTGAGGTGTAAAacatgcaattgaaaaaaaaagtaaagcttGTTTTTCccactgtataaaaaaattaaagtaattgTAACTTTTCATATCACAGTTCTGAGATTATCTCTCATAATTCAAGATTTTCTTCTCAAAATGTCAAATTTAacccttgcaattctgagtttatatctgagttTATAATCTTTCTCCTTAGAATTAcctgaaaaaaagtcagaattgtgagatttaaattttttttagacaTCATTGAAACTAAATAGATCCAGAATCCTAAGTATTAGATGTATGCATGTGAGTCCTCCCGTTctgtttgtgctacagac
The sequence above is drawn from the Carassius carassius chromosome 31, fCarCar2.1, whole genome shotgun sequence genome and encodes:
- the cenpo gene encoding centromere protein O isoform X1, translating into MCVIRGPHSDCQSLLPPSVRAAITPEGVLGHLMALEREGMGPQDQDESQRLEMLKVRAVTLRAQRDQLRHQADAVKILKVKISKDLPLDDADAAGGYVDLQKSLLTAWRMQLKDLQRAHHLIGGYDLVECKEGKSVCVSFHTAFEGVYLETYNMELDLTRTVQISRHNIPPSFPLESIAKQILQKDLKAFLQTLSQKLNALAGRRQQVCLLKELVGSVEVMESNQLCSILVLMCTAQGETPKAVLCTLEYGDLTQCLPTRVSIECEDKTLSESPQWKKNQSLLLESPAHTALLTMRRMESIA
- the cenpo gene encoding centromere protein O isoform X2, coding for MDGQIETTDQGVLGHLMALEREGMGPQDQDESQRLEMLKVRAVTLRAQRDQLRHQADAVKILKVKISKDLPLDDADAAGGYVDLQKSLLTAWRMQLKDLQRAHHLIGGYDLVECKEGKSVCVSFHTAFEGVYLETYNMELDLTRTVQISRHNIPPSFPLESIAKQILQKDLKAFLQTLSQKLNALAGRRQQVCLLKELVGSVEVMESNQLCSILVLMCTAQGETPKAVLCTLEYGDLTQCLPTRVSIECEDKTLSESPQWKKNQSLLLESPAHTALLTMRRMESIA